Proteins co-encoded in one Microbacterium hydrocarbonoxydans genomic window:
- the rpsA gene encoding 30S ribosomal protein S1, which translates to MTTATTAPATKQVAINDIGSAEDFLAAVEKTLKFFNDGDIIEGTIVKIDRDEVLLDVGYKTEGVIPSRELSIKHDVDPNEVVKVGDEVEALVLQKEDKEGRLILSKKRAQYERAWGDVEKIKENDGVVTGTVIEVVKGGLIVDIGLRGFLPASLIELRRVRDLTPYLGQEIEAKILELDKNRNNVVLSRRALLEQTQSESRTTFLNNLHKGQVRKGVVSSIVNFGAFVDLGGVDGLVHVSELSWKHIEHASEVVEVGQEVTVEILEVDLDRERVSLSLKATQEDPWQVFARTHAIGQVTPGKVTKLVPFGAFVRVADGIEGLVHISELSSKHVELAEQVVSVGEEVFVKVIDIDLERRRISLSLKQANEAVDVNGTEFDPALYGMLAEYDEAGEYKYPEGFDPETGAWKEGFDTQREAWEQEYAAAQARWEAHKAQVAKAAEAEAAAGDDFGGQVFSSEAAGAGTLADDEALAALREKLSGGNA; encoded by the coding sequence ATGACTACCGCAACGACCGCCCCGGCCACCAAGCAGGTCGCCATCAACGACATCGGATCTGCTGAGGACTTCCTGGCCGCGGTCGAGAAGACCCTGAAGTTCTTCAACGACGGCGACATCATCGAAGGCACGATCGTCAAGATCGACCGCGATGAGGTCCTGCTCGATGTCGGATACAAGACCGAGGGTGTCATCCCCTCCCGCGAGCTCTCGATCAAGCACGACGTCGACCCCAACGAGGTCGTCAAGGTCGGCGACGAGGTCGAGGCCCTGGTTCTCCAGAAGGAGGACAAGGAAGGCCGTCTGATCCTCTCCAAGAAGCGTGCTCAGTACGAGCGTGCCTGGGGAGACGTCGAGAAGATCAAGGAGAACGACGGCGTCGTCACCGGTACGGTCATCGAGGTCGTCAAGGGTGGACTCATCGTCGACATCGGCCTCCGTGGCTTCCTGCCGGCCTCGCTCATCGAGCTGCGCCGCGTCCGCGACCTCACGCCGTACCTCGGTCAGGAGATCGAGGCGAAGATCCTCGAGCTCGACAAGAACCGCAACAACGTCGTGCTCAGCCGCCGTGCGCTGCTCGAGCAGACGCAGTCGGAGTCGCGCACCACGTTCCTGAACAACCTGCACAAGGGTCAGGTCCGCAAGGGTGTCGTGTCGTCGATCGTCAACTTCGGTGCATTCGTCGACCTGGGCGGCGTGGACGGCCTCGTGCACGTCTCCGAGCTGTCCTGGAAGCACATCGAGCACGCCTCCGAGGTCGTCGAGGTCGGCCAGGAGGTCACCGTCGAGATCCTCGAGGTCGACCTCGACCGCGAGCGCGTCTCCCTGTCGCTGAAGGCGACGCAGGAGGACCCGTGGCAGGTCTTCGCCCGTACCCACGCGATCGGACAGGTCACGCCGGGTAAGGTCACCAAGCTCGTTCCGTTCGGTGCGTTCGTGCGCGTCGCAGACGGTATCGAGGGCCTCGTCCACATCTCCGAGCTCTCCAGCAAGCACGTCGAGCTCGCTGAGCAGGTCGTGTCGGTCGGCGAAGAGGTCTTCGTCAAGGTCATCGACATCGACCTCGAGCGTCGCCGCATCTCGCTCTCGCTGAAGCAGGCGAACGAGGCCGTCGACGTCAACGGCACCGAGTTCGACCCGGCGCTCTACGGAATGCTCGCCGAGTACGACGAGGCCGGCGAGTACAAGTACCCGGAGGGCTTCGACCCCGAGACCGGTGCGTGGAAGGAAGGCTTCGACACCCAGCGCGAGGCATGGGAGCAGGAGTACGCTGCAGCCCAGGCTCGCTGGGAGGCCCACAAGGCTCAGGTTGCCAAGGCAGCCGAGGCCGAGGCGGCCGCTGGCGACGACTTCGGCGGCCAGGTCTTCTCGAGCGAGGCCGCAGGCGCGGGCACGCTCGCTGACGACGAGGCTCTCGCGGCTCTGCGCGAGAAGCTGTCGGGCGGCAACGCTTAA
- a CDS encoding 5'-3' exonuclease — MPRADKLLLLDTASLYFRAFYGVPDKVTAPDGSPINAARGLLDIIAKLVTLYEPTHVVACWDDDWRPQWRVDLIPSYKSHRVVEVVPAGPDVEEVPDPLEAQIPLIRQTLDALRIPIIGVAEHEADDVIGTLATHASMPVDIVTGDRDLFQLVDDAQNVRVIYTARGMSNLEIVTDAVVVAKYGVLPSQYADFATMRGDASDGLPGVAGVGEKTAATLLQAHGDLVGIRAAAEAGEGMSAGVRAKVLAASPYLDVAPTVVAVATDLEIAAPTEALRPLDPSEVDAATALAEKWNLGGSMTRAVAAIATIDA; from the coding sequence ATGCCCCGCGCCGACAAGCTCCTCCTGCTCGACACCGCCAGCCTGTACTTCCGGGCCTTCTACGGAGTGCCCGACAAGGTCACGGCACCTGACGGCTCCCCGATCAATGCCGCGCGTGGCCTCCTCGACATCATCGCGAAGCTCGTCACACTGTACGAGCCGACGCACGTGGTCGCCTGCTGGGACGACGACTGGCGCCCGCAGTGGCGGGTCGACCTGATCCCCAGCTACAAGTCGCATCGGGTGGTCGAGGTCGTCCCCGCCGGCCCGGATGTCGAAGAGGTGCCGGATCCGCTCGAGGCGCAGATCCCGTTGATCCGTCAGACCCTCGACGCGTTGCGCATCCCGATCATCGGCGTCGCCGAGCACGAGGCCGACGACGTGATCGGGACCCTCGCGACTCACGCATCGATGCCGGTCGACATCGTCACGGGCGACCGCGACCTGTTCCAACTCGTCGACGACGCGCAGAACGTGCGGGTCATCTATACGGCGCGCGGAATGAGCAACCTCGAGATCGTCACCGATGCGGTCGTCGTCGCCAAGTACGGGGTCCTGCCGAGCCAGTATGCGGATTTCGCGACGATGCGCGGCGATGCGTCGGACGGTCTGCCGGGCGTGGCGGGCGTCGGAGAGAAGACCGCGGCGACACTCCTTCAGGCGCATGGGGATCTCGTCGGCATCCGTGCGGCGGCGGAAGCAGGTGAAGGGATGAGCGCTGGGGTCCGGGCCAAGGTGCTCGCCGCGTCGCCGTACCTCGACGTTGCGCCGACGGTCGTCGCGGTGGCGACGGATCTCGAGATCGCGGCGCCGACCGAGGCCCTGCGCCCGTTGGACCCGTCCGAGGTCGATGCGGCGACCGCACTCGCGGAGAAGTGGAATCTCGGCGGCTCGATGACCAGGGCCGTCGCGGCGATCGCGACGATCGACGCCTGA